A window of the Cicer arietinum cultivar CDC Frontier isolate Library 1 chromosome 6, Cicar.CDCFrontier_v2.0, whole genome shotgun sequence genome harbors these coding sequences:
- the LOC101490967 gene encoding uncharacterized protein yields the protein MAWNQPQLVIEIRSLLGLVRHYRRIIEGFAKIVASLIQLTKKNQLYAWIEIKQVAAYASRKLKVHEKDYPTHNMELAAIANEMDVVIKDFEFTSHYHPMKANMVDDSLSRKRVHHLFVILKGLELLENFHDLDPNLDSS from the exons ATGGCATGGAATCAACCGCAACTGGTCATAGAGATTAGAAGTCTTCTGGGCTTGGTCAGGCACTATAGGAGAATTATTGAGGGATTTGCCAAGATTGTAGCGTCATTGATACAACTTACAAAGAAGAACCAACTTTATGCATGGATTGAG ATCAAGCAAGTAGCGGCCTATGCCTCGAGGAAATTGAAGGTGCATGAAAAGGATTATCCCACTCATAACATGGAGTTAGCTGCAATT GCAAATGAGATGGATGTAGTTATTAAAGATTTTGAGTTCACGTCGCATTACCATCCAATGAAAGCAAACATGGTGGATGATTCCTTAAGTAGGAAGCGAGTTCATCACTTGTTTGTAATATTGAAAGGGTTGGAATTGTTAGAGAATTTCCATGACTTAGATCCTAATTTGGATTCTTCATAA